In Brachypodium distachyon strain Bd21 chromosome 2, Brachypodium_distachyon_v3.0, whole genome shotgun sequence, one genomic interval encodes:
- the LOC100843245 gene encoding clavaminate synthase-like protein At3g21360, with amino-acid sequence MPLQPFPAPLFQKPVHVHPIEHHRHVSQPSHSHIHSQSVTHAHHRINSETKPNPLMAGSSSFFQDARLPQQRAVEGVAFPAVLVPSFRGGPGGLGGLEEFLAAVRSERASRVEPLARAAGAVLLRGFPVRTAAEFDRAVEAFGYEELPYVGGAAPRSNVVGRVFTANESPPDQKIPFHHEMAQVPTFPSKLFFFCEVEPKSGGETPIVLSHYVYKRMKDRFPEFVEKLEKDGLIYTRVLGEGDDPSSPIGRGWHSTFLTKDKAVAEERALKLGMKLEWTGDGVKTVMGPIPAVKWDEARGRKIWFNSMVAAYTGWKDARNDPVKAVTFGDGSPLPADVIGECGKILEEECVAIPWQQGDILLIDNWAVLHSRRSFEPPRRVLASLCK; translated from the exons ATGCCACTCCAACCTTTCCCCGCACCCTTATTCCAGAAACCCGTCCACGTTCATCCCATCGAGCATCATCGTCACGTCTCCCAGCCCAGTCACTCGCACATCCACAGTCAGTCAGTCACGCACGCACACCACCGTATCAACAGcgaaaccaaaccaaaccccCTGATggcgggcagcagcagcttcttcCAGGACGCGCGGCTCCCGCAGCAGCGGGCCGTGGAGGGGGTCGCCTTCCCGGCGGTGCTCGTCCCGAGCTTCCGCGGCGGCCCGGGGGGATTAGGAGGCCTGGAGGAGTTCCTGGCGGCCGTGCGGTCGGAGCGGGCGTCCAGGGTGGAGCCGctggcgcgggcggccggggcCGTGCTGCTGCGCGGGTTCCCGgtgaggacggcggcggagttCGACCGCGCCGTGGAGGCGTTCGGGTACGAGGAGCTGCCGTacgtcggcggcgcggcgccccGGAGCAACGTGGTCGGGCGCGTGTTCACCGCCAACGAGTCGCCGCCCGACCAGAAGATCCCCTTCCACCATGAGATGGCACAG GTTCCAACCTTTCCGTCGAAattgttcttcttctgtgaAGTGGAGCCCAAGAGTGGTGGAGAGACACCAATAGTGCTGAGCCATTATGTTTACAAAAGGATGAAGGACAGATTCCCGGAATTTGTGGAGAAATTGGAGAAGGATGGCCTAATATACACAAGGGTCTTAGGAGAGGGTGACGACCCATCTTCTCCAATTGGCCGTGGATGGCATTCTACATTTCTCACAAAAGATAAAGCCGTTGCCGAGGAAAG GGCCTTGAAGCTTGGAATGAAGCTGGAATGGACCGGCGACGGAGTTAAGACGGTGATGGGTCCGATACCGGCAGTGAAGTGGGACGAGGCCCGGGGGAGGAAGATATGGTTCAACAGCATGGTGGCCGCCTACACGGGGTGGAAGGACGCCCGGAACGATCCTGTCAAGGCCGTCACGTTCGGCGACGGCTCGCCCTTGCCCGCCGATGTCATAGGCGAATGCGGCAAGATCCTGGAGGAGGAATGCGTG